The sequence below is a genomic window from Polyodon spathula isolate WHYD16114869_AA unplaced genomic scaffold, ASM1765450v1 scaffolds_1865, whole genome shotgun sequence.
GTTTAACttaatgaaatatattaatataatatagctaTTTCTTTCATTTAGCTTGAAGGTTCATTGGAGCAAGAAAAGAAACTCCGTATGGACCTTGAGAGAGCCAAGAGAAAGCTTGAGGGAGATCTGAAACTAGCCCAGGAATCCATAATGGATCTGGAGAACGACAAGCAGCAATCAGATGAGAAGATAAAGAAGTAAGACTGCTATATAGAAAGAAAtgtagatttaaaatgtgtagatttaacaagcaaacaaaaaatccaAATGTACATAAAGATATAAGTTGGAGACAATAGTGGGACTAATTTGGCCCCCCTTTGAGTCATAAAACCAGATATTAATAATACAGACCGTGTTATATAAGAACGTAAGATAATTTAGGAAAAGGAGAAAACTATTCAGTCCACCAAAGACTGTATGGATCCTAGAAGCAGGATGATTTCCAAGCTTTGTGGCTCAATTCATTCCATGTCAATTCTTTGAACTTTCCAGGAAGGACTTTGAAACAAGCCAGCTGCTGAGCAAAATTGAGGATGAACAAGCTGTGGGTGCTCAACTTCAAAAGAAGATCAAGGAGCTTCAGGTATTGGGCAGAAATCAAACTCTTTGAATTCACAGAAAATAACTGGATTACAGATGATTGATTCCAGCTGAGAAATCTTTCCATTCTATTCCGTTTTTCTAGGCGCGCATTGAAGAGCTTGAAGAAGAAATCGAGGCCGAACGAGCTGCTCGGGCAAAGATTGAAAAGCAAAGAGCTGATCTTTCCAGGGAACTTGAAGAGATCAGTGAAAGGCTTGAGGAAGCAGGAGGTGCAACTTCAGCTCAGATCGAAATGAACAAGAAACGTGAAGCTGAGTTTCAGAAGCTCAGGCGTGATCTAGAGGAGTCCACTCTGCAGCATGAAGCTACTGCCGCTGCTCTTCGCAAAAAGCAAGCCGACAGCGTGGCTGAACTGGGAGAACAGATCGACAACCTCCAGCGTGTGAAACAGAAGCTCGAGAAGGAAAAGAGTGAATTGAAAATGGAACTCGACGACCTCTCCAGCAACATGGAATCTGTAGCCAAGACCAAGGTACAGTAAACAAcggatggatgtgtgtgtgtgtgtgtgtgtgtgtgtgtgtgtgtgtgcgctctcaGGACAAGCCTATAGGATTGTGTTCATGTACACCAATCCTTTTCATCCTTTAACTAAAGGCTAACCTGGAGAAGATGTGCCGTTCTctggaggaccagcacagtgAGATTAAGACCAAGAACGACGAGAACGTGCGTCAGATCAATGACATCAGTACGCAAAAATCACGTCTTCTGACGGAGAATGGTAAGCCGGTACTCGCTGCCTGATGCAACAGAATTGACAGCACAGCAGAAGAAAGAGCGTCCTTGAAAACTCTCGATGCTTTTGTTTCAGGTGAATTCTCTCGCCAGCTGGAAGAGAAGGAATCTTTAATTTCTCAGCTGACGAGGGGCAAACAGGCTTTCACTCAGCAAACTGAGGAGCTCAAGAGGCAGCTGGAGGAAGAATCAAAGGTAATATTGCCATTATTCTATTACACAGTGTTTCCACACCTTAGACATGCTTTTAAAAGGTCATTTTATAAAACCTGTAGATTGATACCATGCCAACTGACGAATGCAGGGTGACGTCTCCAATAGTCTATGCTGTTCACCAAATGATCTACAGTCAATAGCGATCAATAGTGCCCCCTGTGGACACCcccacaataaacaaaataacagaccAGCCACAGCGTCCCAGATTTCTCAGTATGAATCATTTTAATAAGAGTTTAATAAATGCAAGTGTAATAACACAGCTAGTGACTTCAGATTTCACCTTATAATAGAACAAACCACTTCAAGAGAGCAGTAAAGCCCACTGTCTCACATTCTCAGCCTCGGGGCAACGGGTTTCCAGTATAAGACTCAACTCCACTCAATATTTGTACGCTGTAATCTTTTCTTATATGCTGTTGTAGTCTTTAgcattgcatgttttttattgtaatatttccaTCGTTCTTTAAAGGCTAAGAATGCCCTGGCTCACAGTGTGCAATCTGCCCGCCATGACTGTGACCTGCTTCGGGAGCAATTTGAGGAGGAGCAGGAAGCCAAGGCTGAGCTGCAGCGTGCAATGTCCAAGGCTAACAGCGAGGTGGCTCAGTGGAGATCAAAATACGAAACTGATGCCATCCAGCGCACGGAGGAGCTTGAAGAAGCAAAGTAAATAACCACCCTTTACTTCGTCTACATTTCAGTGCGTTCATTCTCTGCTCCCTTTTCTAAACACGAACGCTCATTCCCAGGAAAAAGCTGGTGCAGCGCCTTCAAGATGCCGAGGAACACATTGAGGCTGTGAACTCAAAGTGCGCCTCTCTGGAGAAGACGAAACAGAGGCTCCATGGTGAAGTGGAAGATCTCATGGTTGATGTAGAAAGAGCAAATGCACAAGCCTCTGCTCTCGACAAGAAGCAGAGAAACTTCGACAAGGTACGCAAAAAGATGGTAACTTTACAGGGCATCTGGTCGAAATATTGCCGTTGGGCTCAAAGTTAGTAAGAAAGAAACATCTCAGTGTATATTTATGAGCTGTATTTTTTCAGGTTCTTGCTGAGTGGAAGCAGAAGTTTGAAGAAGGCCAGGCAGAGCTGGAGGCTGCACTGAAAGAGGCTCGCTCTCTCGGCACTGAGCTCTTCAAAATGAAGAACTCCTATGAAGAATCTTTGGATCACCTGGAAACCCTTAAACGGGAGAACAAGAACTTACAGCGTGAGTCTCGACTTCAACGCCCTGCTCACATTCACATACGGGTTCATTCATTCATCTAGGGCTCACAGTGGCTTTGTAAAGTCAACCTTTATGTCCGATCACTGGAAATTTTTCTGCCGCCAAGGATCACagacagaactgggcagaaatgtggcaaacaaaaatgtaatgttaacaaaTGTACAGCTTTATAGCCTGGTAACAAAAACATATAGCACTCATATTATTATACAATctctgtgtgatacactgcagtgGGAGCCAGTGACAAGGTAAAAAGATGAAGACACCAAGGGAAGCAGACAAACGCTTCAGCCAGCGTCTTCTTCAGTGCACTAATGCAATTCTGACAGAGCATTCTGAATCACTCGTGagcaacattttaaactgttgtCTCTAAACCTGCAGTGGGATGCTGGGAATGAAAAGCGCCCGGTTATATATCTGCATTCCAATTCTAACCCTGCCTCTCATCTTCTTCTTCGTCTTGTAGAGGAGATCTCTGATCTGACTGAACAGATTGGCGAGGGTGGGAAGGCTATTCATGAGCTAGAGAAGGCAAAGAAGCAGACTGAAACTGAAAAGTCAGAAATCCAAACCGCCTTGGAGGAGGCAGAGGTAATTCTTTAGAAACACACACCCTCTCATCTCCATTTTCATTATCTCTGTGGAGAGTTTCCTCTCCGCCTCTCTAACTCTCTTTGAATCTTTAATAAAACAGGCTACCCTGGAGCATGAGGAGTCCAAGATTCTCCGTGTCCAGCTGGAGCTCAACCAGGTGAAATCTGAGGTTGACAGAAAGATCGCCGAGAAAGATGAGGAGCTGGAACAGCTGAAGAGAAACAGTCAGAGAGTGGTGGACTCCATGCAGAGCACTCTCGACTCTGAAGTTAGGAGCCGCAACGATGCCCTGAGAGTGAAGAAGAAGATGGAGGGAGATCTGAATGAAATGGAAATTCAGCTCAGTCACTCCAACCGCCAAGCAGCTGAAGCTCAGAAACAACTGAGGAACGTTCAAGGACAACTCAAGGTAGGGAGACTTTCTTTTGAGGGCCAGTGtcactcatttcacttgtgtGAACAGGTCTTCCTAATGGTTTTACTGGTTTCTATTTTCTATCCAGGACGCCCAACTGCACCTTGACGATGCCGTCCGAGGACAGGAAGACAATAAGGAACAGCTCGCCATGGTGGAACGCAGGAACACCCTGATGCAGGCTGAAATTGAGGAGATGAGGGCTGCCCTGGAACAGATAGAGAGAGGCCGCAAAGTGGCTGAACAGGAGCTCCTTGACGCCAGCGAGCGTGTGCAGCTGCTGCACTCCCAGGTCCGAAGGAATTCCTGCGCTGCTGCTGTTTTCTATTCTTGTTTTA
It includes:
- the LOC121310222 gene encoding myosin heavy chain, fast skeletal muscle-like; translated protein: MDLERAKRKLEGDLKLAQESIMDLENDKQQSDEKIKKKDFETSQLLSKIEDEQAVGAQLQKKIKELQARIEELEEEIEAERAARAKIEKQRADLSRELEEISERLEEAGGATSAQIEMNKKREAEFQKLRRDLEESTLQHEATAAALRKKQADSVAELGEQIDNLQRVKQKLEKEKSELKMELDDLSSNMESVAKTKANLEKMCRSLEDQHSEIKTKNDENVRQINDISTQKSRLLTENGEFSRQLEEKESLISQLTRGKQAFTQQTEELKRQLEEESKAKNALAHSVQSARHDCDLLREQFEEEQEAKAELQRAMSKANSEVAQWRSKYETDAIQRTEELEEAKKKLVQRLQDAEEHIEAVNSKCASLEKTKQRLHGEVEDLMVDVERANAQASALDKKQRNFDKVLAEWKQKFEEGQAELEAALKEARSLGTELFKMKNSYEESLDHLETLKRENKNLQQEISDLTEQIGEGGKAIHELEKAKKQTETEKSEIQTALEEAEATLEHEESKILRVQLELNQVKSEVDRKIAEKDEELEQLKRNSQRVVDSMQSTLDSEVRSRNDALRVKKKMEGDLNEMEIQLSHSNRQAAEAQKQLRNVQGQLKDAQLHLDDAVRGQEDNKEQLAMVERRNTLMQAEIEEMRAALEQIERGRKVAEQELLDASERVQLLHSQNTSLINTKKKLESDVSQLQSEVDDTIQEARNAEEKAKKAITDAAMMAEELKKEQDTSSHLERMKKNLEQTVKDLTHRLDEAEQLAMKGGKKQLQKLETRVRELENELEAEQRRGVDAVKGVRKYERRVKELSYQGEEDKKNVARLQDLVDKLQLKVKAYKRQAEEAEEQANTHLAKFRKVQHELEESEERADIAESQVNKLRTKSRELGAKGKEAEE